In Leptospirillum ferriphilum, a genomic segment contains:
- a CDS encoding HlyD family secretion protein, producing the protein MSWRVLLPLAGLLLTLLWGGQRWREDRHYVYSDDVYVQGKITLVSSSVGGRIIALNVNEGDPVRRGDILATVDRTGETYQRTHNAGKNLQAYQLLKKDLSRLKDLFRREKDEKDRYLRSKDLLQEHFISLQKLEDVRTRWEKVRAKRHELQGAIAAEEEALEVTEVHPRNETVFAPIGGQVAQRLVNLGETVRPRQPIVSLINTNDLSSIWLDAFVRETQVWKIKPGQKVRIHIDSWPKDTFYGHVLEFIPAASQAFSQLPAQNAAGTFVKVVQRIPVRIVFDGLKNRTILPGMSAEVWIDRTSVEKKDLLR; encoded by the coding sequence ATGAGCTGGCGCGTTCTCCTGCCACTGGCGGGATTGCTCCTCACATTGCTCTGGGGAGGCCAGCGCTGGCGTGAAGACCGACACTATGTCTATTCGGACGATGTCTACGTCCAGGGAAAAATCACGCTGGTCTCTTCTTCCGTCGGGGGTCGGATCATCGCCCTGAACGTAAATGAAGGTGATCCGGTCCGCAGAGGAGATATTCTCGCTACCGTCGACCGGACAGGGGAAACCTATCAGCGGACCCATAACGCAGGCAAGAATCTTCAGGCTTATCAACTGTTGAAAAAGGATCTGTCCCGGCTCAAAGATCTTTTTCGCAGGGAGAAGGATGAGAAAGACCGCTATCTTCGTTCAAAGGATCTGCTTCAGGAACACTTCATCTCTCTCCAGAAACTGGAGGATGTTCGCACACGCTGGGAGAAGGTTCGGGCAAAACGGCACGAACTCCAGGGGGCCATTGCCGCGGAAGAGGAGGCTCTGGAAGTGACGGAAGTTCATCCGAGAAATGAAACGGTTTTCGCGCCGATTGGTGGACAGGTCGCCCAGAGACTGGTCAATCTCGGTGAAACAGTCCGTCCTCGACAACCCATTGTCAGTCTGATTAACACGAATGACCTGTCAAGCATCTGGCTTGACGCGTTTGTCAGGGAGACACAAGTCTGGAAGATCAAGCCCGGCCAGAAGGTCCGGATTCATATTGACAGTTGGCCAAAAGATACATTTTATGGACATGTCCTGGAATTTATTCCAGCCGCTTCCCAGGCTTTTTCCCAGCTTCCGGCCCAGAATGCAGCTGGCACTTTTGTCAAGGTTGTGCAGCGGATTCCAGTTCGCATTGTCTTCGACGGGTTGAAAAATCGGACCATTCTTCCGGGAATGTCGGCAGAAGTCTGG